A single genomic interval of Terriglobus albidus harbors:
- a CDS encoding glucoamylase family protein, whose product MLSDIEHRTFNFYWERVNHSNGLMADRWSTPSACSITGTGFALTAWPIGVERGWITRNQARDITLRTLRFFEQLPQGEQRSGTAGYRGFYYHFIDMETGLRLPDWELSTIDTCWLQMGMAFAQGWFDREDEKEKEIRALAQRLLDRTEWDWMQANSTGGKAISMGWHPERGFIERNWDGYNEGMALYFLALGSRSHPAKEGAYEAWTAPFPKYWRGEGANRYLSFAPHFAHQYGAVWVDYRGIYDATTRAAGFDYFENSRRATYAQRNYAMANPMGWDGYSKDIWGLSACDGPGDLVIDFKGKPTQFYGYAAYGPKGMPDEEDHGTLAPIAAVASIPFAPEICIPAAWALRNFQGGRLYGTYGFFDAFNPSFRDTHVSLRSGSVDGRLGWVDNDYLSDNQGPILGMIANYKTGIIWNATRKVPNLVRGLKRAGFTGGWLNGT is encoded by the coding sequence TTGCTCAGCGATATTGAGCATCGCACTTTTAACTTTTACTGGGAGCGTGTGAACCATAGCAACGGCCTGATGGCAGATCGTTGGTCGACGCCGTCCGCTTGCAGCATCACGGGGACAGGCTTCGCTCTAACTGCCTGGCCAATTGGAGTTGAGCGCGGTTGGATCACACGCAATCAGGCACGAGACATCACGTTGCGGACGCTGCGGTTCTTTGAGCAATTACCGCAGGGCGAACAACGGTCTGGCACCGCGGGCTATCGTGGCTTCTATTACCACTTTATCGATATGGAGACCGGACTGCGGTTGCCAGATTGGGAGCTTTCAACAATTGATACCTGCTGGCTGCAAATGGGCATGGCGTTTGCGCAAGGCTGGTTCGACCGGGAGGATGAGAAGGAAAAGGAGATCCGCGCACTCGCGCAGCGTCTGCTGGATCGCACCGAATGGGATTGGATGCAGGCCAATAGCACGGGCGGCAAAGCCATCTCGATGGGCTGGCACCCGGAGAGGGGTTTTATTGAGCGAAATTGGGATGGCTATAACGAGGGCATGGCGCTCTATTTCCTCGCGCTCGGCTCACGGTCTCACCCGGCTAAGGAGGGTGCCTACGAGGCATGGACTGCGCCCTTCCCCAAATATTGGCGCGGAGAAGGTGCGAACCGCTACCTCTCCTTTGCGCCGCACTTTGCGCATCAATATGGGGCCGTGTGGGTTGACTATCGCGGCATCTATGATGCGACCACGCGCGCGGCCGGGTTTGATTATTTCGAGAATTCACGTCGCGCCACCTATGCGCAGCGCAACTATGCCATGGCCAACCCCATGGGTTGGGATGGTTATTCCAAGGACATCTGGGGCCTCAGCGCTTGCGATGGACCAGGCGATCTCGTCATAGACTTCAAAGGCAAGCCGACGCAGTTTTATGGCTATGCGGCCTATGGGCCGAAGGGCATGCCCGATGAGGAAGACCATGGCACCCTTGCCCCCATCGCCGCGGTAGCCTCGATTCCATTTGCACCCGAGATCTGCATCCCTGCAGCCTGGGCCTTACGCAATTTCCAAGGCGGGCGGCTTTACGGCACGTACGGTTTTTTCGATGCGTTCAACCCGAGCTTCCGTGATACCCATGTGAGCCTTAGGTCAGGCAGCGTTGATGGGCGCTTAGGCTGGGTTGACAATGATTATCTCAGCGACAATCAGGGGCCGATTCTAGGCATGATCGCGAATTACAAAACGGGGATCATCTGGAACGCCACCCGCAAAGTGCCCAACCTGGTGCGCGGTTTGAAGCGAGCAGGCTTTACCGGCGGTTGGTTGAATGGGACATAA
- a CDS encoding putative quinol monooxygenase: MFAKRTIYVIVPLAFFVASIQIQRGYSQVTEQRIVRIAELEIDPNQLTAYKAALKEEIETSIRVEPGVLALYAVSVKAHPNQIRLFESYSSQSAYASHLQTAHFLKYKSETQTMVKSLILIETDPILLGSKSK, from the coding sequence ATGTTTGCAAAGCGAACCATCTATGTCATCGTGCCGTTGGCATTCTTCGTTGCTTCTATACAAATTCAACGCGGGTATTCACAAGTGACTGAGCAACGCATCGTGAGAATCGCAGAGCTGGAGATCGATCCCAATCAACTGACGGCCTATAAGGCAGCACTCAAAGAGGAGATTGAGACCTCGATCCGGGTGGAACCCGGAGTGCTGGCTCTCTACGCCGTGTCGGTCAAAGCTCACCCGAATCAGATTCGACTCTTTGAAAGCTATAGCAGCCAGTCTGCATACGCGTCGCATCTACAGACAGCCCATTTCCTAAAGTACAAGTCCGAGACGCAAACGATGGTGAAGTCGCTCATACTCATTGAGACTGATCCGATCCTGCTCGGCTCTAAATCGAAGTGA
- a CDS encoding AraC family transcriptional regulator — translation MPAKTKNIVHDDPAVLEARHELARRIASITGAAGEHVTAVPGVVLYHRDEPTPCYRASYEPSLSIFVQGRKHVILGQTQYVCDSSSFLLSSIDVPAQSQIVEASEKTPLLVMFLRFDMPMVREVLTQDDLPEAEAHPHRQGLAVGETTLGLLDACQRLLNLVDTPEDIPFLSPLIQREIIYRLLKTPQASRLRAIATSGDLVQRTARAISWLRANFTKPLSVEDLAKTARMGVSTLHHQFRALTSMSPLQYQKMLRLQTARERMLMDGLDATTAAYEVGYESISQFSREYSRCFGLPPIRDIRALKSNSLVTEARG, via the coding sequence ATGCCTGCCAAGACGAAAAATATTGTCCATGATGACCCAGCCGTATTGGAGGCGAGGCATGAACTTGCCCGCCGCATCGCGTCGATCACGGGCGCTGCGGGGGAGCATGTCACGGCTGTTCCCGGAGTAGTTCTTTATCACCGGGACGAGCCGACACCGTGCTACCGAGCTTCCTACGAGCCCAGCTTGAGCATCTTCGTGCAGGGGCGCAAGCATGTCATCCTCGGTCAAACCCAATATGTCTGCGATTCGTCGTCATTTCTTTTGTCCTCGATCGACGTGCCCGCGCAGAGTCAGATCGTAGAAGCATCGGAGAAGACGCCGCTTCTGGTCATGTTTCTACGCTTCGATATGCCGATGGTTCGCGAAGTTCTTACTCAAGATGACCTTCCTGAGGCAGAAGCCCATCCGCACCGGCAAGGTCTAGCCGTAGGCGAAACCACTTTGGGGCTACTAGATGCCTGTCAGCGTTTGCTCAATCTTGTTGATACGCCGGAAGACATCCCGTTCCTCAGCCCGTTGATCCAACGCGAGATCATCTACCGCTTGCTCAAGACACCACAGGCTAGCCGTCTCCGCGCGATTGCCACGAGTGGAGATCTCGTTCAGCGAACGGCAAGAGCGATCTCCTGGCTGCGTGCGAACTTCACAAAACCACTGAGTGTGGAAGACCTGGCCAAGACTGCCCGCATGGGAGTTTCAACGCTGCACCACCAGTTCCGAGCGTTGACCTCGATGAGCCCATTACAGTATCAGAAGATGCTGAGGCTTCAAACCGCGCGGGAGCGCATGTTGATGGATGGTTTGGACGCGACAACCGCCGCCTATGAAGTCGGCTACGAGAGCATCAGCCAGTTCAGCCGAGAGTACAGTCGCTGTTTCGGTCTTCCACCGATACGAGATATCCGTGCGCTCAAGTCCAATAGTCTCGTAACCGAAGCAAGAGGTTGA
- a CDS encoding SDR family NAD(P)-dependent oxidoreductase, whose product MNISFEGKVALVTGAASGLGFATAKAFAESEAAVVLADVNETEVEAAANELAYKGFKTLAIRCDVSKDHEVEAMVKQTVAKFGRLDAAYNNAGIQNVLAETADSPRDDYDRVMAVNLRGVWSCMKFELQVMREQGSGAIVNCSSLGGLVGGNQRGTYHAAKHGVIGLTKSAALEYATRGIRVNDVCPGLIRTPMADKMEAGGQGEALKMMRETFVPMQREGRPEEIANTVLFLCSDLASYITGQSISVDGGYVMR is encoded by the coding sequence ATGAACATTTCATTTGAAGGTAAGGTGGCACTCGTTACAGGCGCGGCGTCTGGGCTCGGATTTGCAACAGCCAAGGCTTTTGCGGAATCGGAAGCAGCCGTTGTTCTGGCGGACGTGAACGAAACGGAAGTCGAGGCGGCGGCCAACGAACTGGCCTACAAGGGCTTCAAGACCCTGGCGATTCGCTGCGATGTTTCGAAAGACCACGAAGTCGAAGCGATGGTTAAGCAGACCGTTGCGAAGTTCGGTCGCCTGGACGCTGCCTACAACAACGCAGGTATCCAGAACGTCCTTGCCGAAACTGCGGATTCGCCTCGCGACGACTATGACCGCGTCATGGCGGTGAACCTGCGTGGCGTATGGAGCTGCATGAAGTTTGAGCTGCAGGTGATGCGCGAACAAGGCAGCGGCGCCATCGTGAATTGCTCTTCGTTGGGCGGCCTCGTCGGCGGAAATCAACGTGGGACGTACCACGCGGCGAAGCATGGCGTGATTGGTCTCACGAAGAGCGCAGCTCTGGAGTATGCGACTCGCGGCATCCGCGTAAACGATGTCTGTCCCGGTCTGATCCGTACTCCGATGGCCGACAAGATGGAAGCTGGTGGGCAGGGTGAAGCGCTCAAGATGATGCGCGAGACGTTTGTCCCCATGCAGCGCGAAGGTCGTCCAGAGGAAATCGCCAACACCGTTCTATTCCTGTGCAGCGACTTGGCAAGCTATATAACCGGCCAGTCGATCTCGGTCGATGGTGGCTACGTGATGCGCTAG
- a CDS encoding (R)-mandelonitrile lyase, with amino-acid sequence MGRITVSDMVVKTEAVDGAPADHGRRSIIKAGLAASILALWQAEPSWALENRMSNEMKHGALPSVLSMSDVHAVSPALAHYTEEPLLNGLWKRSELSPRDRSVVTVAALIARIQSIEMPYHFVLALDNGVKPAELSEIITHLAFYAGWANAMSAVAVAKDIFHARGISADQLPPVHDKLLPLNEEAEGQRATQVGNNFGAVSPGLVQNTTDLLFRDLWLRPALKPRDRSLVTVSALIANGQTAQITYHLGRAMDNGLTQEQASEVLTYRVLRRMAMCIFCPACCEGRFREAPEVTRRSRTSAKETMRIFALPLLSQLVMVGAFAQAPTAAPAPDSTKGLTISHAGVRPVVDGSPKFFTGSAKVEQLFPANAPSRVSGGIVTFAPGARSAWHTHPLGQVLIITAGTGRVQKEGGPIQVVHAGDVVIIPAHVKHWHGAAPDSSMSHIAIQDNLDGDTVDWLEPVTDQQYNGGK; translated from the coding sequence ATGGGTCGAATCACCGTGAGCGATATGGTGGTAAAGACCGAAGCTGTGGATGGAGCGCCGGCTGACCACGGACGGCGCTCCATCATCAAGGCCGGGCTGGCGGCGAGCATTCTGGCGCTGTGGCAGGCCGAGCCTTCCTGGGCTCTGGAGAATCGAATGTCCAACGAAATGAAACACGGTGCACTTCCCAGCGTTCTGTCAATGAGTGACGTCCACGCTGTTTCACCTGCATTGGCTCACTACACCGAAGAACCGCTTCTCAACGGATTGTGGAAGCGCTCTGAGCTTTCGCCACGTGATCGCAGCGTGGTCACGGTGGCTGCGCTGATTGCCCGCATCCAGTCCATCGAGATGCCGTATCACTTCGTGCTAGCGCTCGACAACGGTGTGAAGCCCGCGGAGCTCTCCGAGATCATCACGCACCTCGCCTTCTACGCAGGGTGGGCCAATGCGATGTCGGCGGTCGCGGTGGCAAAGGACATCTTTCATGCGCGCGGAATCAGTGCTGATCAACTTCCTCCAGTGCATGATAAGTTGCTGCCGCTCAACGAGGAAGCCGAGGGACAGCGTGCGACCCAGGTTGGCAACAACTTCGGAGCCGTCTCTCCTGGTCTTGTGCAGAACACGACGGACCTTCTCTTCCGCGACTTGTGGCTCCGCCCCGCGCTTAAGCCGCGCGACCGCAGTCTTGTGACCGTGAGCGCCTTGATTGCCAATGGGCAGACAGCGCAGATCACCTATCACCTCGGTCGCGCGATGGACAACGGTCTGACGCAAGAACAAGCCTCTGAAGTGCTGACATATCGCGTTTTACGCAGGATGGCCATGTGCATTTTCTGCCCTGCCTGTTGTGAAGGACGTTTTCGAGAAGCGCCAGAAGTAACGCGTAGAAGCCGGACTTCAGCAAAGGAAACCATGAGAATCTTCGCTCTCCCTCTACTTTCACAGCTCGTAATGGTTGGAGCATTTGCGCAAGCTCCTACAGCAGCTCCAGCACCAGACTCTACCAAAGGACTCACGATCAGTCATGCTGGCGTAAGACCCGTCGTTGATGGCTCACCGAAGTTCTTCACAGGCTCCGCCAAGGTCGAGCAGTTGTTCCCGGCAAATGCTCCATCACGCGTCTCAGGCGGCATCGTAACTTTTGCGCCTGGGGCGCGGAGCGCGTGGCATACGCATCCGCTCGGCCAGGTCCTCATCATCACGGCAGGTACAGGCCGCGTCCAAAAGGAAGGCGGTCCGATTCAGGTCGTCCATGCGGGGGATGTGGTTATCATTCCGGCCCATGTGAAGCATTGGCACGGAGCCGCTCCGGACTCCTCGATGTCGCACATCGCAATTCAGGACAATCTGGACGGCGATACAGTTGACTGGTTGGAGCCTGTGACCGATCAGCAGTACAACGGCGGCAAATAG
- a CDS encoding DUF2255 family protein yields MSAWTKERLQQLASTDDLHIAPFRDDGVTLGTPTWIWSVVVDGELYVRAYNGTASRWYLAASKQKAGQITAAGKTTDVTFEEVAGEVNDRIDAAYRTKYASSPYLKPMIDDRARAATVRISPQA; encoded by the coding sequence ATGAGTGCATGGACAAAAGAAAGACTCCAACAGCTCGCGTCAACGGACGACCTGCATATCGCTCCCTTTCGCGACGATGGCGTGACGCTTGGGACCCCGACGTGGATTTGGTCCGTCGTCGTTGACGGCGAGCTGTATGTGCGGGCATACAACGGAACGGCGTCACGCTGGTATCTGGCGGCATCGAAACAGAAGGCGGGACAGATTACGGCTGCTGGCAAGACGACCGATGTCACCTTCGAGGAGGTCGCAGGCGAGGTGAACGACCGTATCGACGCTGCCTACCGCACTAAGTACGCTTCCAGTCCGTATCTGAAGCCGATGATCGATGATCGCGCTCGCGCGGCAACGGTGCGGATTTCACCCCAGGCCTGA
- a CDS encoding aldo/keto reductase — MEKRQLGKSGLEVSAIGLGCMRSSPGHGAVGGTKQEMIAVLRSAVDRGITLFDTAQVYGPFVNEELVGEALAPVRGQVVIATKFGFQFDTSGDPHPNGLNSRPEHIKETVEASLKRLRTERIDLLYQHRVDPDVSIEEVAGAVKDLIAQGKVSHFGMSEAAAHTIRRAHAVQPVTALQSEYSLWWKRPEEEIMPMLEELGIGFVPFSPLGKGYLTGSLTEDTTFDKEDNRSSFPRFTAEARKANRVLVDAIANFAARKDATSAQVALAWLLAKKPWIVPIPGTTQLQRVEENIAATTLELTASEIRELDDLTSAFVVIGDRYPAEVEKMTNR, encoded by the coding sequence ATGGAAAAGCGTCAACTAGGAAAGAGTGGTCTCGAAGTATCGGCGATCGGCCTTGGATGTATGCGCTCCAGTCCGGGGCATGGTGCTGTCGGCGGAACTAAACAGGAGATGATCGCGGTGCTGAGAAGCGCTGTTGACCGTGGTATCACGCTGTTTGACACCGCGCAGGTCTATGGCCCTTTTGTGAACGAGGAGCTTGTTGGCGAAGCCCTCGCTCCGGTGCGCGGTCAGGTTGTCATCGCGACGAAGTTTGGCTTCCAGTTCGACACCTCGGGCGATCCGCATCCAAATGGTTTGAACAGCCGCCCAGAACACATCAAGGAAACGGTGGAAGCTTCACTGAAGCGGCTTCGCACCGAAAGGATTGACCTTCTTTATCAGCACCGGGTCGATCCGGACGTGTCGATCGAAGAGGTGGCGGGTGCCGTGAAGGATCTGATTGCACAGGGGAAGGTCAGCCACTTCGGCATGTCCGAAGCTGCTGCGCATACCATCCGTCGCGCGCACGCTGTTCAACCAGTCACCGCACTACAGAGCGAATACTCCCTTTGGTGGAAGCGTCCCGAAGAAGAGATTATGCCTATGCTCGAAGAGCTAGGCATCGGCTTTGTGCCCTTCAGCCCGCTTGGGAAGGGTTACCTTACCGGCTCCCTCACCGAAGACACAACGTTCGACAAGGAAGACAACCGCAGCAGCTTTCCCCGGTTCACGGCAGAGGCTCGAAAGGCAAATCGCGTTCTGGTTGACGCAATTGCTAACTTTGCAGCGCGCAAGGACGCGACCTCGGCTCAAGTAGCTCTGGCATGGCTTCTGGCAAAGAAGCCATGGATTGTTCCTATCCCCGGCACGACCCAGCTCCAACGAGTCGAGGAGAACATCGCAGCAACAACATTGGAGCTTACCGCCAGCGAGATACGCGAACTCGACGATCTCACCTCGGCATTCGTTGTCATAGGCGATAGGTACCCCGCCGAAGTTGAGAAGATGACGAACCGGTAG
- the arr gene encoding NAD(+)--rifampin ADP-ribosyltransferase → MSTNESMFRKQYFHGTRANLSHGDLIVPGYASNFGEGKPLSWVYCTGTLDAAMWGAELAVGDGPERIYLVEPTGPIENDPNLTNKRFPGNPTLSYRSREALRVVAEVTNWQGHSPEQLQHMKDGLARLKAEGGEIID, encoded by the coding sequence ATGTCAACCAACGAAAGCATGTTTCGCAAGCAGTACTTCCACGGTACCCGGGCCAATCTCTCACATGGCGATCTGATTGTGCCTGGGTATGCTTCCAACTTCGGCGAAGGAAAGCCACTATCGTGGGTGTACTGTACGGGCACGCTCGATGCGGCCATGTGGGGTGCTGAACTAGCCGTCGGCGATGGGCCGGAGAGAATTTACCTGGTCGAGCCGACGGGACCAATCGAAAACGACCCTAACTTGACCAACAAGAGGTTTCCCGGCAATCCAACTCTCTCCTATCGCTCGCGCGAGGCTCTGCGCGTTGTGGCGGAGGTAACGAACTGGCAGGGCCACTCGCCCGAGCAATTGCAACACATGAAGGATGGCCTCGCACGCCTCAAGGCGGAAGGAGGCGAGATCATCGATTGA
- a CDS encoding TIGR03435 family protein, which yields MNWKRCVLLCGLCGQMCAQQATTMPEWQKAAGGSMNFEVASIKPDDGPFKPPSFALSADDWFSDPNGRFHADFGLATYIRFAYKLWLTPEEERVMLARLPDRVKSGQRYEIQANAPLHLTKDQYRLMMQSLLAERFGLKIHFEQKEVPVLAMSLAKPGRPGPRLVPHERGVPCGNEPQGTYPPLCYGYMARPAEGGVWLNASRGTTMEMFANFVGMTGQMRGEIDRRVVDQTGLTGQWDFTMEMPPPQQMRKPDDPAGPSMLEALRDQLGITLKPSRATVSLPVIDAVTPLNAN from the coding sequence ATGAACTGGAAGAGATGTGTCCTGCTATGCGGGTTATGCGGACAAATGTGCGCGCAACAGGCAACTACTATGCCGGAGTGGCAGAAGGCTGCCGGTGGAAGCATGAACTTTGAGGTGGCGTCGATAAAACCCGATGATGGGCCGTTTAAGCCGCCGTCTTTTGCATTGAGTGCCGATGACTGGTTTTCCGACCCGAATGGCCGGTTTCATGCGGATTTTGGATTGGCGACGTATATCCGGTTTGCATATAAATTGTGGCTTACACCGGAAGAAGAGCGCGTCATGCTGGCCAGGCTTCCGGACCGGGTGAAGAGCGGACAGCGATACGAGATACAAGCCAATGCTCCGCTACATCTCACAAAGGATCAGTATCGGTTGATGATGCAATCACTGCTAGCGGAACGGTTCGGACTGAAGATTCACTTTGAGCAAAAAGAAGTGCCGGTACTGGCGATGAGTTTGGCAAAGCCAGGAAGGCCCGGGCCTCGTCTGGTGCCGCATGAGCGTGGCGTTCCATGCGGAAACGAGCCGCAGGGCACATATCCGCCCTTGTGCTATGGATATATGGCCAGACCGGCGGAAGGTGGGGTGTGGTTGAATGCGTCGCGCGGAACAACCATGGAGATGTTCGCAAACTTCGTTGGAATGACTGGGCAGATGCGAGGTGAGATTGATCGCAGAGTTGTGGATCAAACTGGGCTGACAGGACAATGGGACTTCACGATGGAGATGCCGCCTCCACAGCAGATGCGTAAACCGGATGATCCGGCCGGGCCTTCTATGCTGGAAGCGTTACGCGACCAACTTGGAATTACGTTGAAACCATCGCGGGCAACCGTCTCTCTGCCGGTGATCGACGCCGTCACGCCGCTGAACGCGAATTGA
- a CDS encoding Ig-like domain-containing protein, whose translation MKTSSSIRRLIDALCLFFLAIAAQAFATVTVSSPANNTTTASTTVQYVASGSSSTCSAGVSAMGVYVDNALVYQAAGNTLNQAISLQPGTHYTVVEEWDYCGGASTAPINITVTSGSNLNGVSVSSPTNGSTVASPVTYVATAGSTSCAAGIAAMGIYVNNSLAYEVSGSSLNTRLTLQPGFNNTVVQAWDYCGGAYTSVVNVNVTASNGSVTVTSPANGSTVASPVQYVATATAAGSCSQGVAAMGVYANNALVYQVNGSSLNTSIALKPGINNTVVQEWDYCGGAATTPINITVSSGSTLNGVAVTSPVAGGTVTSPVKFVATAGSTTCAEGIASMGIYINNSLVYQTNGSSLNTSLTLAVGSYNAVVEAWDYCGGASTATLALKVSNIAITPSPATLAMGSTQQFTAIQTLPNGTTQDITSQATWTAGNTAVASISSSGLATAVAAGSTTLTASYNGSAGIVPLSVSVAPGTGVNIPTWHMDANRSGLNEHEASLTPANVNPQTFGKVFSYLLDGYVYGEPLLISDLTIQGAKHNVLFAATENDSVYALDADTNMAPLWKVSLLKPGELPLTGGAIAPNLGVTSTPVIDPSTNTLYVVSTQVSDIGGTFRLNALDITTGAQKLGGPVTIQASVAGTSKEAVNGVVNLNTTCVQRAALLLANGNIYIGLGGCKSGWLLAYDATTLAQVGVFNSSPNLDGEGTYSAAGGVWMGGGGPVADSSGNIYIATGNGPWDGQTAYGDSVLKFSSQLRLEDYFTPAGYRYMNCRDADLASGGLLLIPGTGHLLIGGKTGKLYLLDSGNLGRQQASDAGATQTFFFSSGLVSSYTDSCTDSTGTHSTSIISYENFGTAAYFNNSAYVGVTPTVSGIPAGIRQFNYAGTLTPGSITTPNVSMHSNGATTFVSADGSQNGIVWMLDQGLPLQNSARATPTNATLFAFDANNLANTLYSSSMNAADVPGYGIKFTSPVVGNGKVYISTGHDLTTATNPMGEIDVYALH comes from the coding sequence ATGAAAACCTCCTCGAGCATCCGCCGTCTTATAGACGCGCTGTGTCTTTTCTTCCTGGCCATTGCCGCACAAGCCTTTGCCACAGTGACTGTGAGCAGCCCTGCGAATAACACCACGACCGCCAGCACGACCGTTCAGTACGTCGCCAGCGGCTCGTCTTCAACCTGCTCGGCGGGCGTCTCCGCCATGGGTGTGTATGTAGACAATGCTCTCGTCTATCAGGCCGCGGGCAACACCCTCAACCAGGCCATCAGCTTACAGCCCGGCACGCACTATACCGTCGTCGAAGAGTGGGACTACTGTGGGGGAGCATCCACCGCGCCGATCAACATCACCGTTACCAGCGGATCGAACCTGAACGGCGTCTCCGTCTCCTCGCCCACCAACGGAAGCACCGTGGCATCGCCCGTCACGTATGTCGCCACCGCTGGTTCCACCAGCTGCGCCGCGGGCATTGCCGCAATGGGCATCTATGTTAATAACTCCCTCGCCTACGAAGTCTCCGGCAGCTCCTTGAATACGAGGCTCACACTCCAACCCGGCTTCAACAACACTGTGGTTCAAGCATGGGACTATTGCGGCGGAGCCTATACGAGCGTTGTAAACGTCAACGTCACAGCCTCGAACGGCAGCGTCACTGTTACTTCGCCCGCCAATGGAAGCACCGTCGCCTCTCCGGTCCAGTATGTTGCTACAGCCACGGCCGCTGGTAGCTGCTCCCAGGGTGTCGCGGCCATGGGGGTCTATGCGAACAACGCCCTCGTCTATCAGGTGAACGGCAGCTCTCTCAATACCTCCATCGCTCTCAAGCCCGGCATCAACAACACCGTCGTACAGGAGTGGGACTACTGTGGCGGGGCAGCGACCACACCCATTAACATCACCGTCTCCAGCGGATCGACCCTGAACGGCGTCGCTGTTACTTCGCCGGTTGCCGGAGGCACCGTCACTTCTCCTGTGAAGTTTGTCGCCACGGCCGGCAGCACCACCTGCGCAGAAGGCATCGCGTCCATGGGGATCTACATCAATAACTCCCTTGTGTACCAGACCAACGGGAGCTCGCTTAATACATCGCTCACGCTCGCCGTCGGTTCCTACAATGCCGTCGTCGAGGCATGGGACTACTGCGGTGGCGCTTCTACAGCAACGCTTGCGCTCAAGGTAAGCAACATTGCCATCACGCCCAGTCCCGCCACACTGGCCATGGGATCGACGCAACAGTTCACCGCCATTCAGACCCTGCCTAACGGCACAACGCAGGACATCACCTCGCAGGCCACCTGGACTGCCGGGAACACTGCGGTTGCGTCCATCTCTTCCTCCGGTCTTGCCACGGCGGTTGCTGCCGGCTCTACCACACTTACCGCCAGCTATAACGGATCTGCAGGTATCGTTCCCCTCAGCGTCTCCGTTGCACCCGGCACCGGCGTCAACATTCCCACGTGGCATATGGATGCGAATCGCAGCGGCCTGAACGAGCACGAAGCCTCGCTCACGCCTGCCAACGTGAACCCGCAAACCTTTGGCAAGGTCTTCTCCTACCTGCTCGACGGCTATGTCTATGGCGAGCCGCTGCTCATCTCTGACCTCACCATACAAGGCGCCAAACACAACGTCCTCTTTGCCGCGACCGAGAATGACTCCGTCTACGCGCTTGATGCCGACACCAATATGGCGCCGCTCTGGAAGGTTTCGCTCCTCAAGCCTGGTGAGCTTCCGTTGACCGGTGGAGCCATCGCACCCAATCTTGGCGTCACCTCAACGCCGGTGATTGACCCTTCCACTAACACGCTCTATGTGGTCTCAACGCAGGTTTCAGATATCGGCGGGACCTTCCGCCTGAACGCGCTTGACATCACTACGGGCGCCCAGAAGTTAGGCGGCCCAGTCACTATCCAGGCCTCGGTAGCCGGAACCAGTAAGGAAGCCGTCAACGGAGTTGTTAACCTCAACACGACGTGCGTGCAGCGCGCCGCGCTTCTGCTGGCCAACGGCAACATCTACATCGGCCTGGGCGGCTGCAAGAGCGGCTGGCTGCTTGCCTACGACGCCACAACCCTCGCGCAGGTGGGCGTATTCAACTCCAGTCCGAACCTCGACGGCGAAGGCACGTATTCTGCAGCAGGCGGTGTCTGGATGGGCGGCGGAGGCCCCGTGGCCGACAGCTCCGGCAACATCTACATCGCCACCGGGAATGGCCCATGGGATGGCCAGACCGCCTATGGTGACTCCGTACTGAAGTTCAGCAGCCAGCTCAGGCTCGAAGACTACTTCACACCTGCCGGCTACCGGTACATGAACTGTCGCGATGCCGACCTTGCCTCTGGTGGACTTCTGCTTATCCCAGGCACCGGCCACCTCCTTATCGGCGGAAAGACCGGAAAGCTCTATCTGCTCGACTCCGGCAACCTAGGCCGGCAGCAGGCCAGTGACGCAGGCGCAACCCAGACCTTCTTCTTCAGCAGCGGCCTGGTGTCGTCCTACACCGATAGCTGCACCGATAGCACAGGCACCCACTCAACCAGCATCATCTCTTACGAGAACTTCGGCACCGCAGCCTACTTCAATAACTCCGCCTACGTCGGCGTTACACCCACAGTTTCCGGTATTCCTGCCGGCATCCGGCAGTTCAACTACGCGGGTACACTTACGCCGGGCTCCATCACCACGCCGAATGTCTCGATGCACAGCAACGGCGCCACCACTTTCGTCTCCGCTGACGGAAGCCAGAATGGTATTGTCTGGATGCTCGATCAAGGCCTGCCTTTGCAGAACAGCGCGCGTGCGACGCCCACCAACGCTACCCTCTTCGCCTTCGACGCCAACAATCTCGCGAACACGCTCTATAGCAGCTCAATGAACGCCGCCGACGTTCCCGGCTACGGCATCAAGTTCACCTCACCTGTCGTCGGCAACGGTAAGGTTTACATCTCCACCGGCCACGACCTTACTACCGCCACCAACCCCATGGGCGAAATCGATGTCTACGCGCTTCACTAG